Proteins from a single region of Puntigrus tetrazona isolate hp1 chromosome 2, ASM1883169v1, whole genome shotgun sequence:
- the LOC122357089 gene encoding complement C1q tumor necrosis factor-related protein 6-like: MSCSILYLLLFLLFSCNCSKTDAQKEENTALTDRSESSPVQCSVDGNQQFCLITGLYPLLANLSSTLQSLKASMDQEQLRKKEEHKIAFAVGLGNRGDFGPFNTDVALVYEKVFVNAGSCYNTGTGIFTAPVKGVYFFSISGHNQTTRPMGLRLFKNGEQMTILYNYALTDAGVRYETLSNSATLKLEIGDQVFVRLLANTWVFDNSDNLTLFTGHLIFAI, translated from the exons ATGTCCTGTAGCATTCTGTAtctgctgctgtttttgctgttCAGCTGTAACTGCAGCAAGACTGATGCACAGAAAGAGGAGAACACAGCACTGACAGACAGGAGCGAGTCTTCACCTGTGCAGTGTAGTGTTGATGGGAATCAGCAGTTCTGCCTCATCACAGGCCTTTACCCACTGTTGGCAAATCTGAGCTCTACTCTTCAGTCTCTGAAGGCCAGCATGGACCAGGAACAGCTGAGGAAAAAAG AAGAACATAAGATAGCATTTGCTGTGGGACTTGGAAACAGAGGAGATTTCGGGCCCTTCAACACAGATGTCGCACTGGTCTATGAAAAAGTCTTTGTGAATGCTGGGTCATGTTACAACACCGGCACCG GCATTTTCACAGCACCTGTTAAAGGAGTCTATTTCTTCAGTATTTCTGGACATAACCAGACAACCAGACCCATGGGtctaagactttttaaaaatggagaGCAGATGACAATTCTATACAACTATGCTCTAACTGATGCAGGTGTCCGATATGAAACATTATCTAATTCAGCCACTTTGAAGCTGGAGATAGGAGATCAGGTCTTTGTGCGTCTCTTGGCAAATACATGGGTATTTGATAATTCTGATAATTTAACTCTTTTTACTGGCCATTTGATCTTTGCTATTTGA